The following proteins come from a genomic window of Malus domestica chromosome 02, GDT2T_hap1:
- the LOC108172459 gene encoding uncharacterized protein encodes MVAMTMANTTEEPILSRMDRLDTILRQLEEIRGSHSHLHSHTHSPKSSSCTSSPTRTSGTLMSDGGHVPSSAELISPESLEKHCRPIEHVMMETDAKGSLIERLDHVEDRVLKLCVQLEEEFMETSAERKRDDEAEMVKRREREERAEMTRRSEKEEKIVISEIERTQIDVIKKKKKKKKKGLKELVKQCVMGKGKSNKSTKPLIN; translated from the coding sequence ATGGTGGCAATGACGATGGCCAACACTACTGAGGAACCAATTCTGTCGAGGATGGACCGGCTCGACACCATTCTGAGGCAGTTGGAGGAAATCCGAGGGTCGCATTCGCATTTGCATTCACATACTCATTCTCCCAAGAGTAGCTCGTGCACCTCTTCACCTACGCGGACGAGCGGGACCCTCATGAGCGACGGAGGGCACGTTCCATCGTCCGCGGAGTTGATCTCCCCAGAAAGCCTAGAGAAGCACTGCCGTCCGATCGAGCACGTCATGATGGAGACCGACGCGAAGGGGTCGCTGATCGAGCGGCTGGATCACGTGGAGGACCGTGTGCTGAAGCTGTGCGTGCAGCTGGAGGAGGAGTTTATGGAGACTAGTGCCGAAAGGAAGAGAGATGATGAGGCGGAGATGGtcaagaggagagagagagaagagagagcagAGATGACCAGGAGGAGTGAGAAAGAGGAGAAGATTGTTATCAGTGAGATTGAGAGAACTCAAATTGATGTgattaagaagaagaagaagaagaagaagaagggactGAAGGAACTTGTTAAACAGTGTGTTATGGGAAAAGGAAAATCCAATAAATCAACTAAACCTTTGATTAATTAG